A stretch of Rhea pennata isolate bPtePen1 unplaced genomic scaffold, bPtePen1.pri scaffold_32, whole genome shotgun sequence DNA encodes these proteins:
- the LOC134154508 gene encoding olfactory receptor 14C36-like — protein sequence MSNSSSFDEFLLLAFADTQELQLLHFSLFLGIYLAAFLGNGLIITAVACDHHLHTPMYFFLLNLSILDLGSISTTVPKSMAISLRNTRAISYSGCVAQVFLVVFLLSAEHFLLTVMAYDRFVAICKPLHYGTIMGSRACARMAAAVWASGFIYSLLHTGNTFSLPLCQGNAVDQFFCEIPQILKLSCADSYLREVGLIVVSVFLVFGCFIFIVLSYVQIFTVVLRIPSEQGRHKTFSMCLPHLAVVSLFVSTTAFAYLKPPTISSPSLDLVVTVLYSVVPPTLNSLLYSMRNKELQEAVRKLFQLVQAQQQ from the coding sequence atgtccaacagcagctccttcgatgagttcctcctcctggcatttgcgGACacacaggagctgcagctcttgcacttctctctcttcctgggcatctacctggctgccttcctgggcaatggcctcatcatcacagctgtaGCATGTGACCACCATCTCCACACTCccatgtatttcttcctcctcaacctctccatcctcgaccttggctccatctccaccactgtccccaaatccatggccatTTCCCTGAGGaacaccagggccatttcctactctGGATGTGTTGCCCAGGTCTTTCTGGTTGTCTTCTTGCTTTCAGCAGAACATTttctcctcactgtcatggcctatgaccgttttgttgccatctgcaaacccctgcactatggcacaatcatgggcagcagagcttgtgccagaatggcagcagctgtcTGGGCCAGTGGCTTTATCTAttctctcctgcacactggaaatacattttcactacccctctgccaaggcaatgctgtggaccagttcttctgtgaaatcccccagatcctcaagctctcctgcgcAGATTCttacctcagggaagttgggcTTATTGTGGTTAGTGTCTTTTTAGTCTttgggtgtttcattttcattgtgctgtcctatgtgcagatcttcactgttgtgctgaggatcccctccgAGCAGGGCCGACACAAaaccttttccatgtgcctccctcacctggctgttgtctccctgtttgtcagcaCTACAGcatttgcctacctgaagccccccaccatctcctccccatctctggatctggtggtgactgttctgtactcagtggtgcctccaacacTCAACTCGC